CTGAGCAGGTATATTGAACCATCATGGACCTGAACTGTGACCTTGCAGAAGGTGCTCCTTTTGACCATCAACTGATTGAAACCATTGACAGTGCCAACATCGCCTGTGCATTCCATGCAGGAAGTCCCTCTCTCATCCGTGAAACGGCCCTGCTGTGCTTGGACCATGGGGTGCATGTGGGGGCACACCCCGGTTTTCTGGACCGTGCCAACTTTGGCCGTCTGGAACAACAGGTGACCCCACAAGAGGTTTATGAACTGGTGACGTTTCAGGTGGCAGGCATGCTGGGCATCCTGAACCCCATCGAGATTCCCTTGCACCACGTTAAATTGCATGGTGCCCTTTACAACCAGACCGCTCGGGACCTGAATCTGGCCCGAGCAGCCGTGCACGGCATTCTGGAGCAGCATCAGGATGTGGTTTTTTACGGCCTCGCAGGCAGTGCCCACATTCAGGCTGCCCGCGAAGTGGGCATGAAGGTCTGGCAAGAAGCCTTTATGGACCGCACCTATCAACCCGACGGTTCCCTGACGCCCAGAAGCCACCCTGACGCCCTGCACCACTCCACAGAAGCTGCCCTGAATCAGGCCAGAGAAATTGCCAGTGGTCATGTGACGGCACTTGGGGGTCAGAAGATTGCGCTGCAAGCAGACACCCTCTGTTTGCATGGAGATGGAGAACACGCCGTGGAATTTGCTCTGGCAGTCCGTGAAGTGTTGAGAAGCGGTCAGTGATCAGCTTTCAGCAGTCAGCAAAAAATCAGGAATGCGCTTGTTCGAAGAAATCCATTGATGCAGTTTCATAAGTGCTGATGGTTGATTTCTAAGGTATCTTGTATTGTTGTTGTGTGAATAAGCTTCATTTGACCATTCAAGTGGGTGTTGGTGCAGGACCCCTGCGATTTGGGATGACCTCTCAGGAGGCCGCAAATTCACTTGGCCTTGTTCCAAAGCGTTCTCTTGAAAGCCGTTTTTCTGATGAAACCTCTGATTTTTATTGGGATCCTTTCCTCAAGCTGAGTTTCGAACCAGGCCGAGGCTTAACGCTGATTGAAACCACCGCTGAATGTGGTGTATCCGTGGATTTTGAAGGCCAGATTCTGTTAAATGACACAGGTTACATCGAAAACATTCAAAATATCTTGGCAGCACGGGATCCAAACAGCTTTATTGAATATCAGCAGGTGGTTTTTCCTGCGTTGGGGATCAGTATTCCCAAGGACCTTTCCGATAAATCAGCATCCTTTGCGATTGCACCAATCACATCAGAATCTTGATGTTTTTGGATCACCAATACCCACAGAAACCAGCACACGCTAAGGGACAGTTACTTGCTGTGAACTGTCTATTGTAAATTTTTGGATCCTCGATCCCAAAGCTCAACTCCTCTTGTTTAGAGATCTGGAGTGATCTGTACAAGTCAGAGTTTCAGGGTGTTCTTTTCCCTGACGGGTGACGGCTTTCTCCAATGACACGCCAGAGGCCAGACTTTGTTCGCTCCCTGCCCCTCCTGTGTATCCTTCTTTGCTTGCGTTGTGCCTTTCGTGCTACAATAAAGACCCGAAGGCTTGAGCGCTTCGGCATTTTTTTTGCTGTTTTTCCTCAAGCAAACACCCCAACCCGGCCACACGTCATCGGACCAGCAAGAAGGGTCTGAAGCGTTCTTTTTTTGTTTTCGAGAGGAGCAACATGAAATACATCTTCGTGACAGGCGGCGTGGTGTCCAGCCTTGGTAAAGGCGTGGTCACCAGTTCACTCGGGGCCCTTTTGCGCTCCAGAGGCTACAAAGTCACTGCTGTGAAAATCGATCCCTACATCAACATTGATGCAGGAACCATGCGTCCCTACGAGCACGGCGAAGTGTTCGTGACCTCTGGGGGCAGCGAAACCGATCTGGACATCGGCAACTACGAGCGCTTTCTGGACATGGACATCCCCGAGGGGTCCAACATCACCACCGGACAGGTGTACCAGACCGTGATTCGCAAAGAGCGTGCCGGAGAGTACCTCTCCCAGACCGTGCAGGTGATCCCCCACATCACCGACGAGATCAAACACCGCATCCGTGCTGCCGGAGAGCGTGCCGGTGCCGAAATCGTGATTGTGGAGGTCGGTGGAACCGTCGGTGACATCGAGAGCACCCCCTTTCTGGAAGCCATCCGCCAGATGCGTTTCGACGAGGGCATCGAAAACACCATGTTCGTGCATGTGACCCTGGTGCCTTATCTGGAAACCAGTCACGAATTCAAAACCAAACCCACCCAGCACAGCGTGGCCACCCTGCGCAGCGTCGGGATTTCACCGGACGCCATCATTGTGCGTTCCAAGGTGGAGTTGCCTCAGGACATCGCCAAGAAGATTGCCCTGTTCACCTCGGTGATGCCCGGACGGGTGTTCACCAGTTACGATGTCGCCAACATCTACGAACTGCCGATTGCCTTTGAAGAACAGGGACTCGGGCGTGTTGTGGAAAAG
The Deinococcus misasensis DSM 22328 genome window above contains:
- a CDS encoding 5-oxoprolinase subunit PxpA — encoded protein: MDLNCDLAEGAPFDHQLIETIDSANIACAFHAGSPSLIRETALLCLDHGVHVGAHPGFLDRANFGRLEQQVTPQEVYELVTFQVAGMLGILNPIEIPLHHVKLHGALYNQTARDLNLARAAVHGILEQHQDVVFYGLAGSAHIQAAREVGMKVWQEAFMDRTYQPDGSLTPRSHPDALHHSTEAALNQAREIASGHVTALGGQKIALQADTLCLHGDGEHAVEFALAVREVLRSGQ